A window of the Tenebrio molitor chromosome 1, icTenMoli1.1, whole genome shotgun sequence genome harbors these coding sequences:
- the CSN1b gene encoding COP9 signalosome complex subunit 1 isoform X1 → MPLQMQTIVALNAVEPMQVDAPPEDNDNNEEESYIVENPSLDLEVYANSYSGLAKLYRLIFIIDHCPSLRLEALKTAISYVMTTYNVNLYQVLHQKLAEVTTALSVPDVAAPSTSQDIPVIDNLWMETRSKKAALKLEKLDNDLKNYKSNSIKESIRRGHDDLGDHYLDCGDLSNALKCYSRARDYCTSGKHVVNMCLNVIKVSVYLQNWSHVLSYVSKAESTPDFAEAQAKDSNQVIVTKLKCAAGLAELATKKYKSAAKHFLQANLDHCDFPELLSANNVAMYGGLCALATFDRHELQKNVIFSSSFKLFLELEPQLRDIIFKFYESKYASCLKLLDEIKDNLLLDMYIAPHINTLYTQIRNRALIQYFSPYLSADMHKMAMAFNRTVPALEDELMQLILDGQIQARIDSHNKILFAKDVDQRSTTFERSLLMGKEYQRRTRMLILRAAVLKSKIHVKSPQRDTSGQSGEVTVAPGTSSVLSARS, encoded by the exons AACGCCGTGGAGCCGATGCAGGTGGACGCTCCTCCAGAGGACAATGACAACAACGAGGAGGAGAGTTACATCGTCGAAAACCCGTCCCTCGATCTCGAAGTTTACGCCAACAGCTACTCGGGTTTGGCGAAACTGTACCGGTTGATTTTCATCATAGATCATTGTCCGTCTCTCCGATTGGAAGCTCTGAAAACTGCGATTTCGTACGTGATGACAACTTATAACGTAAACTTGTATCAAGTTCTCCACCAGAAACTGGCTGAAGTCACGACCGCGCTGAGCGTCCCGGACGTCGCGGCGCCGTCCACCTCCCAAGACATCCCCGTGATAGACAACCTGTGGATGGAGACGCGGTCGAAGAAGGCCGCCCTGAAGCTGGAGAAGCTGGACAACGACTTGAAAAACTACAAATCCAACTCGATCAAGGAGAGCATTCGGCGGGGGCACGACGATCTGGGCGACCACTACTTGGACTGTGGGGACTTATCTAACGCTTTAAAATGTTACTCGCGCGCTCGAGACTACTGCACTAGCGGCAAACACGTGGTCAATATGTGTCTAAATGTAATCAAAGTTTCcgtttatttacaaaattggtCGCACGTTCTGAGTTACGTATCTAAAGCCGAGAGCACCCCGGATTTCGCCGAGGCGCAAGCCAAAGACTCCAACCAAGTTATCGTCACCAAGCTCAAGTGTGCAGCCGGTCTGGCCGAACTGGCGACGAAAAAGTACAAGTCGGCAGCCAAACACTTCCTCCAGGCCAATCTGGACCACTGCGACTTCCCAGAGTTGCTCTCCGCCAACAACGTGGCTATGTACGGGGGCCTGTGCGCGCTGGCCACCTTCGACAGGCACGAACTGCAGAAGAACGTGATCTTCAGCAGCTCGTTCAAGCTGTTTTTGGAGTTGGAACCTCAGTTGCGAGacattatttttaagttttacGAATCGAAGTACGCCTCGTGCTTGAAACTGCTCGACGAGATCAAAGATAACCTGCTATTGGACATGTACATCGCCCCCCACATCAACACACTCTACACCCAGATACGAAACAGGGCCCTGATCCAGTACTTCAGTCCGTACCTGTCGGCCGACATGCACAAGATGGCGATGGCGTTCAACAGGACCGTCCCAGCTCTGGAGGACGAGCTGATGCAGTTGATCCTGGACGGGCAGATCCAGGCCAGGATCGACTCCCACAACAAGATCCTCTTCGCTAAAGACGTCGACCAAAGAAGCACCACTTTCGAGAGGAGCTTGTTGATGGGGAAGGAGTACCAGAGGAGGACGAGAATGCTGATCCTGCGGGCGGCCGTCCTCAAGAGCAAAATACACGTCAAG AGTCCGCAGAGGGACACGTCGGGTCAGAGTGGAGAAGTGACAGTGGCGCCAGGTACTAGTAGCGTGTTGTCGGCACGAAGCTAA
- the CSN1b gene encoding COP9 signalosome complex subunit 1b isoform X2, which yields MQVDAPPEDNDNNEEESYIVENPSLDLEVYANSYSGLAKLYRLIFIIDHCPSLRLEALKTAISYVMTTYNVNLYQVLHQKLAEVTTALSVPDVAAPSTSQDIPVIDNLWMETRSKKAALKLEKLDNDLKNYKSNSIKESIRRGHDDLGDHYLDCGDLSNALKCYSRARDYCTSGKHVVNMCLNVIKVSVYLQNWSHVLSYVSKAESTPDFAEAQAKDSNQVIVTKLKCAAGLAELATKKYKSAAKHFLQANLDHCDFPELLSANNVAMYGGLCALATFDRHELQKNVIFSSSFKLFLELEPQLRDIIFKFYESKYASCLKLLDEIKDNLLLDMYIAPHINTLYTQIRNRALIQYFSPYLSADMHKMAMAFNRTVPALEDELMQLILDGQIQARIDSHNKILFAKDVDQRSTTFERSLLMGKEYQRRTRMLILRAAVLKSKIHVKSPQRDTSGQSGEVTVAPGTSSVLSARS from the exons ATGCAGGTGGACGCTCCTCCAGAGGACAATGACAACAACGAGGAGGAGAGTTACATCGTCGAAAACCCGTCCCTCGATCTCGAAGTTTACGCCAACAGCTACTCGGGTTTGGCGAAACTGTACCGGTTGATTTTCATCATAGATCATTGTCCGTCTCTCCGATTGGAAGCTCTGAAAACTGCGATTTCGTACGTGATGACAACTTATAACGTAAACTTGTATCAAGTTCTCCACCAGAAACTGGCTGAAGTCACGACCGCGCTGAGCGTCCCGGACGTCGCGGCGCCGTCCACCTCCCAAGACATCCCCGTGATAGACAACCTGTGGATGGAGACGCGGTCGAAGAAGGCCGCCCTGAAGCTGGAGAAGCTGGACAACGACTTGAAAAACTACAAATCCAACTCGATCAAGGAGAGCATTCGGCGGGGGCACGACGATCTGGGCGACCACTACTTGGACTGTGGGGACTTATCTAACGCTTTAAAATGTTACTCGCGCGCTCGAGACTACTGCACTAGCGGCAAACACGTGGTCAATATGTGTCTAAATGTAATCAAAGTTTCcgtttatttacaaaattggtCGCACGTTCTGAGTTACGTATCTAAAGCCGAGAGCACCCCGGATTTCGCCGAGGCGCAAGCCAAAGACTCCAACCAAGTTATCGTCACCAAGCTCAAGTGTGCAGCCGGTCTGGCCGAACTGGCGACGAAAAAGTACAAGTCGGCAGCCAAACACTTCCTCCAGGCCAATCTGGACCACTGCGACTTCCCAGAGTTGCTCTCCGCCAACAACGTGGCTATGTACGGGGGCCTGTGCGCGCTGGCCACCTTCGACAGGCACGAACTGCAGAAGAACGTGATCTTCAGCAGCTCGTTCAAGCTGTTTTTGGAGTTGGAACCTCAGTTGCGAGacattatttttaagttttacGAATCGAAGTACGCCTCGTGCTTGAAACTGCTCGACGAGATCAAAGATAACCTGCTATTGGACATGTACATCGCCCCCCACATCAACACACTCTACACCCAGATACGAAACAGGGCCCTGATCCAGTACTTCAGTCCGTACCTGTCGGCCGACATGCACAAGATGGCGATGGCGTTCAACAGGACCGTCCCAGCTCTGGAGGACGAGCTGATGCAGTTGATCCTGGACGGGCAGATCCAGGCCAGGATCGACTCCCACAACAAGATCCTCTTCGCTAAAGACGTCGACCAAAGAAGCACCACTTTCGAGAGGAGCTTGTTGATGGGGAAGGAGTACCAGAGGAGGACGAGAATGCTGATCCTGCGGGCGGCCGTCCTCAAGAGCAAAATACACGTCAAG AGTCCGCAGAGGGACACGTCGGGTCAGAGTGGAGAAGTGACAGTGGCGCCAGGTACTAGTAGCGTGTTGTCGGCACGAAGCTAA